A window from Vibrio cortegadensis encodes these proteins:
- a CDS encoding AI-2E family transporter: MQDKIKITSSHWVIVVALLAAAYACYLLIEPYVNSIVMAFIISLLMFPIHNWLEKKLPNKANIVSLLSCVILTFIIVIPLLAVFAAIVQQGSSFSHNTYQWVSHGGIQELFAHPLVVKALAFINEYLPFDTIEPQSIAQKVGEFATSFGSNLVAISARILGDATNFLMDFFLMLFVLFFLLRDHDKIISAIRHILPLSRSQEDKLLSEIEQVSKSAVMGSFLTAIAQGLAGGIGMWIAGFPGLFWGTMMGFASFIPVVGTALIWIPAAIYLFLTGDTTWAIFLTVWSVAIVGSIDNLLRPFLMQGSAGMNTLMIFFSLLGGIQLFGLIGLIYGPIIFAITMVLFNIYEEEFKDFLDKQDNN, encoded by the coding sequence TTGCAGGATAAAATCAAAATTACATCTAGCCATTGGGTTATCGTTGTGGCGCTCCTCGCAGCGGCTTATGCCTGTTATTTATTGATAGAGCCTTATGTCAATTCGATTGTCATGGCCTTTATCATTTCACTGTTGATGTTCCCTATTCATAATTGGCTAGAGAAAAAACTGCCTAATAAAGCCAATATTGTTTCCCTATTATCCTGTGTCATCCTCACCTTTATAATCGTTATTCCATTGCTGGCGGTTTTTGCAGCTATTGTTCAGCAGGGCTCATCCTTCTCACACAATACTTATCAGTGGGTATCTCATGGTGGTATTCAAGAGCTCTTTGCTCACCCATTAGTAGTCAAGGCTCTTGCTTTTATCAATGAGTATCTTCCTTTTGACACTATTGAACCACAATCTATTGCCCAAAAAGTTGGGGAATTCGCCACATCATTTGGTTCAAATTTGGTTGCCATTAGTGCGAGAATTCTTGGGGATGCCACCAACTTCCTAATGGATTTCTTCTTGATGCTATTTGTGCTGTTCTTTTTGCTTCGCGATCACGACAAGATCATCAGTGCGATCCGCCATATCTTGCCTTTATCTCGCAGCCAAGAAGACAAACTACTCTCGGAAATCGAACAAGTGTCAAAATCCGCAGTGATGGGATCTTTTCTTACTGCCATAGCACAAGGCCTTGCTGGCGGGATAGGTATGTGGATCGCAGGGTTCCCAGGACTTTTCTGGGGAACCATGATGGGATTTGCCTCTTTCATTCCTGTCGTAGGAACGGCCTTAATTTGGATCCCTGCGGCAATTTACCTATTTTTAACCGGAGATACCACTTGGGCGATCTTCTTAACGGTATGGAGCGTTGCGATTGTCGGTTCTATTGACAATCTATTGAGACCATTCTTAATGCAAGGCAGCGCGGGGATGAATACCCTGATGATTTTCTTCTCATTACTGGGCGGGATCCAACTATTTGGCTTAATTGGTCTTATCTATGGCCCTATTATTTTCGCTATCACTATGGTGCTGTTTAATATCTATGAAGAAGAATTTAAAGACTTCTTAGATAAACAAGACAATAATTAA